From a region of the Paenibacillus sp. FSL R10-2734 genome:
- a CDS encoding CbiX/SirB N-terminal domain-containing protein, with translation MVPGVLIISHGSRDEAWVSIVEEAVSGLSLGEEIPVVVSFLELVEGRLIQDGINELEHAGVTDIIVIPLFVSSGSTHVDEIEYALGAKPEPERETDLALFSVKAKVHYGYPIDDDPDIAVMIWDKLSELSTEPERETILLVGHGSIYDGFRQRWQQGISSLAGRVREVSGVAAADYGLLNPDSVRSKVEYWQEQGHEVLVAPLFLSEGYFTKHVVPNKLKGLTYKYSGQTLLPHPLLPHWIERQVEKLLEQIQQK, from the coding sequence ATGGTACCGGGCGTACTTATTATCAGTCACGGATCCCGCGACGAGGCTTGGGTGTCGATCGTAGAGGAAGCCGTAAGCGGATTATCGCTAGGTGAAGAGATTCCAGTTGTGGTCTCTTTTTTAGAGCTGGTAGAGGGCCGTCTGATTCAAGATGGGATAAATGAACTGGAACATGCAGGGGTCACAGATATAATTGTGATCCCATTGTTCGTTTCCTCGGGAAGTACACATGTCGATGAAATAGAATATGCACTAGGCGCCAAACCTGAGCCTGAACGTGAGACGGATTTAGCGCTGTTCTCAGTGAAGGCTAAGGTTCATTACGGTTATCCTATTGACGATGATCCAGACATCGCTGTAATGATCTGGGATAAGCTCTCTGAGCTGTCTACGGAACCAGAGCGTGAGACGATTCTGCTGGTGGGTCATGGCAGCATCTATGATGGCTTCCGGCAGCGTTGGCAGCAGGGCATCTCTTCGTTGGCAGGACGTGTGCGTGAGGTTAGCGGTGTAGCGGCGGCCGATTATGGTCTGCTGAATCCAGACAGTGTAAGAAGCAAAGTGGAGTATTGGCAGGAGCAGGGTCACGAGGTATTGGTGGCGCCGCTTTTTTTAAGTGAAGGCTATTTCACTAAGCATGTGGTTCCGAACAAACTTAAAGGATTAACCTATAAATACTCTGGTCAAACGCTTCTGCCCCACCCCCTTCTTCCGCATTGGATTGAGAGACAGGTAGAGAAACTCCTCGAACAGATTCAACAAAAGTGA